In the Ornithinimicrobium pratense genome, TGCGCGCAGCCATGGCGGAGGTGGCGCCGGACACCGCCCTGCGGCGGCTGCGCCAAGGTGTGGCGGCGGTCGTGGCCACCTCCGTCCTCGGCGGCCTGCTGACCGCGCCCGACAGCCGGTGGTACCGCTTGTTGGACAAACCTGCCTGGCAGCCCCCTGCCGGGGTCTTCCCCGTGGTGTGGACCGCGCTCTACGCCGACATCGCGGCGGTCTCTGCGCTCACTCTCGATGATCTGGACCGGCGAGCGGCGGGCGAGGGCGAGGGCGCCCGACGGGCGGGCCGGGAGCGGCGGGCCTACCAGCGCGCCCTCGGGCTCAACCTGGTCCTCAACGCCTCCTGGAGTGCCAGCTTCTTCCGGGCCCACCGCCCCGCTCTGGCGGTCGTGCACAGCGCGGCGCTCGCCGTCAGCGCCGCCGACCTCGCACGCCGCGCCGGGCGGGTGCGGGACACCAGGGGTTGGGCCCTGACCCCCTATGCGGCGTGGTGCGCCTTTGCCACCGTGCTCTCCGGCGAGCTCACCCGGCGCAACCGCTGACCCGGGGCGCCCGGCACTCAGGCCTGCCGCCGGCGTTCTGCCAGGCGGCGGGCCACCTCGACCGGGTCACCCTCCAGCCGCGTGGCCCCCAAGCGGGCCGCGACCTCCGGTGTCGCGCCTGGGCCGGCGACGATCACCTGCGCCCTGCCCAGGGCGGCAGCGGTCTCGGGCAGCTCGGCCAGGTGGTCGGCGGCCTCGGCCAGCGGCTGCTCGCGCACCGCGGACAGCACGACGAGGTCGGGCTCCAGCGCCTCCACGGCGGAGCCGAGGGTGGCCAGCGGGGTGTCGGCGCCAAGGTAGCGCACCCGCCAGCCGGTCCGGCCCAGCACTACGCCGAACGCGAGCAGCGCCAGGTCGTGCCGCTCGCCGGAGGGGCAGGCGAGGACGGCTATCGGACCGGTCCCGGCGTCCCAGGTCAGGCTGAGGCTGGACAGCCGGATGCGGATGAGGTTGCTGGCGAAGTGCTCCTGGGCGACGGTGAACCTCCCGGCCGCCCAGCGGTTGCCCGTCTCGTGCAGGACCGGCATGACCAGGTGTGCGATGGCGCCCTCCACCCCGAGGTGCTCCAGGGCGACGTCGAGGATCGCCTGCGCGGCCGTGCCGTCGAACTCACCGATCGCCTGGAGCAGCCGCTCGCGAAGCCGGGAGACACCCGCATCGTGTAGTCCGTCACCGGCCCCATCGCGCTCGGTCTCGCTGGGGCTTGTGCTGTTGGTAGGGCTGATCAGGTGCTCCAGCTCGGGCGGCAGTTCTCGCGAGGCGTGCAGCGCGGTCGCCGCCGCCTGGGCGGCTGGCATG is a window encoding:
- a CDS encoding MerR family transcriptional regulator — encoded protein: MPTPLPTMRIGELATRTGVSVHVLRVWERRYGLLTPGRSAGGYRLYGPQDEWRVRETARLREEGMPAAQAAATALHASRELPPELEHLISPTNSTSPSETERDGAGDGLHDAGVSRLRERLLQAIGEFDGTAAQAILDVALEHLGVEGAIAHLVMPVLHETGNRWAAGRFTVAQEHFASNLIRIRLSSLSLTWDAGTGPIAVLACPSGERHDLALLAFGVVLGRTGWRVRYLGADTPLATLGSAVEALEPDLVVLSAVREQPLAEAADHLAELPETAAALGRAQVIVAGPGATPEVAARLGATRLEGDPVEVARRLAERRRQA